A portion of the Lolium rigidum isolate FL_2022 chromosome 1, APGP_CSIRO_Lrig_0.1, whole genome shotgun sequence genome contains these proteins:
- the LOC124682972 gene encoding uncharacterized protein LOC124682972, whose product MATKAWSGSTRFRSPASAVWFLAAAILILIFLLQRRPPMDPYATPTPRTSVSSRRAELYGRMARDLDERGAAFLEGGETSQSLTLSDLFDVRDSAVVPRLKAADPPVRANVLYLDPEFAAVISKAVKEVFLPYFDKVIWFQNSSMYHFSMFHASHHLEPILASKAEIEAEVDAVKRVTKAICPIQIVLDQVVLTSTGVLLGLWQVESGTDPADIRSKLREALPRAPQKQLYDPVLLHTSFARILGPPKLPQEENTTSFDHIKFFHDLVAQVNGKIRGFQAKVAELWYVEEYDVLALALNGKMKVRRLNLGCNEE is encoded by the exons ATGGCCACGAAAGCCTGGAGCGGCTCCACCCGCTTCAGATCTCCGGCCAGCGCCGTCTGGTTCCTAGCGGCCgccatcctcatcctcatcttcctccttcagcGCCGCCCGCCCATGGACCCTTACGCTACCCCAACCCCTC GGACCTCCGTGTCGTCCCGGCGCGCCGAGCTGTACGGCAGGATGGCGCGGGATCTCGACGAGCGCGGCGCCGCGTTCTTGGAGGGCGGCGAGACGTCGCAGTCGCTCACGCTCTCGGACCTCTTCGACGTCAGAGACAGCGCCGTCGTGCCCAGACTCAAG GCCGCCGACCCACCGGTGCGCGCGAACGTGCTCTACCTGGACCCAGAGTTCGCGGCCGTCATATC GAAGGCTGTGAAGGAAGTATTTCTTCCTTATTTTGACAAAG TTATCTGGTTCCAAAATTCCAGTATGTATCACTTCAGTATGTTTCATGCCTCCCATCACCTGGAGCCAATCTTAGCATCCAAGGCCGAG ATTGAAGCCGAAGTCGATGCTGTAAAAAGAGTtactaaggctatttgtcccattcaAATTGTCTTGGATCAAGTGGTCTTGACATCAACTGGAGTTCTTCTTGGCCTGTGGCAG GTTGAATCTGGTACTGATCCTGCCGACATCCGCTCAAAATTGAGAGAGGCTCTCCCTCGAGCACCTCAAAAGCAATTG TATGACCCTGTTCTGCTTCACACCTCCTTTGCACGAATTTTGGGACCTCCTAAGCTTCCACAAGAG GAGAATACGACATCTTTTGATCACATCAAATTCTTCCATGACCTCGTTGCACAAGTTAACGGGAAGATCCGTGGGTTCCAG GCGAAGGTAGCGGAGCTGTGGTATGTAGAAGAGTACGACGTCCTCGCACTAGCGCTGAATGGAAAGATGAAAGTTCGGAGGCTCAACCTTGGCTGCAATGAAGAATAG